In Candidatus Poribacteria bacterium, the sequence GTTAGAAAGGCAAACCAACGCGCGATTATCCAAGCAGGGTGGGGAAAACTCGGCACAGAAGATACGCTACCGGACATTTTCTGCACAGAGTATGTACCACACCAGTGGTTGTTTCCGAAGGGATGCTGTGTCGTGCATCACGGCGGCGCTGGAACGACGGCATCGGCATGTCGTGCTAAAGTTCCGTCTGTTGTGGTAGCTCACTTTACAGACCAGCCCTACTGGGGAAAACGCTTATCAGACTTAGGAGTGGCACCGAGACACCTCCATCGTCGAAGTCTTACCGCCGAACGGTTGGCGAGACGTATCCGACAAGTCTTGGCAACACCCGCAATGCGTGATCGGGCACAGGTTTTAGGGAAACAGTTGGAAGCAGAAGATGGCTTAGCAACCGCCGTTGAGCTGATTGAATCTTTCAATTAATTCTGAAATCTACCATAAATCGTCTTGGTGACATACGCGAAAAAACTTGCAATTTTCCGATGTTTGTTGTAAAATTCTATAATAGGCGATTGGATTTATGGCGATAGCCAATGTCAAAATTAATGAGGAGGAACAATATCCATGGAAGTGAGAATCGAATACTGCACCGCCTGAAACTACCAACCACGGGCAGCCAGTTTGGCAGATGCTTTGAAACAGAAGTATGGTACGGCGGTTAAAACGGTCGATCTGATCCCCGGTAGTGGCGGGGCTTTTGAAGTCTCGTTGAATGGAACACTGCTCTATTCGAAGTTAGAAACCGGGCAGTTTCCGACGACAGAGCAGATAACAACCGCGATGGACGCAGCGGCATAAACAGCGTCTAATGCGTAGGTAGGGGTTGCGTCTTTTCTCAGACAGATAGTTTCAACCTCTACATCTACGTTTTGATACTATCAAAACGCTTTTTCGTACTTTTTGTTAACTTCTTTTAAATACATACTAAGTTACTTGACTTTGTTTTGAAAATGATTGCAATTATAACATAACAATTATTTATTAAGGTATGGGTTGCACCTCAACAACCCGAAAAAAATTGATGTGTCTAAGAAATTTGATGTGGACACTCGGATTACTAATCGCTAATATAGTTGCTGCGTTTCTTTTATCTTCGTCAGGTATTTCGCCTTTGTCTCTCCTGACCGGGGTGTTGTTTATGGGTAGCTCGGTTCTCTTGTGGGTTGACAAAATGACTGATTCAACTGAACATGAAGATAAAATGAGATCGGACGTTGGTTATCGTATGGAATACAACAAGGCAAAGAAAATTGAAGAATTAGAAGCCAAAGTTGCTAAGTTTGAAAGAAAAGGCAAATACAATTCTGAAGGCGCAATAAGAGTTCGTTATATGTTAGAAAGAACGAAAAAAGGTTGCCTCACCCCCCAATTTCAACAGAGGCAATGAAAAAATTGCTCAGAATCCATGAGAAGACAAATGATGATCTTGGCACACACAATAAGCCTAATCCGAACCAAAAGGAAATTGAGCGTTTACGTAAGGAAAGAGGCAGATTAGACGCGAGGTTACAAAAACTTGAACAATGTGGCGAAGTATCAACGCCCGAACCCAAGCCACAGTCCAAGCCAGAAGCCAATTTAGAACTGTTGGAAGTATATGAAGAGAAAATCTGGAAAAAGATAGATGAAGATTTGACAATAATGAGACGCCATTGGTATCAAGAATCTATGCTTGAAAATAAAGAACGTGAAACCATAATGTCCAGAATAGGTAAAAACCGTTCACTATTAAGTAGGATAAGTAGATTTAGGTGGCATACAGAAATTCAAGGTGACAGTTATGAAGATACCAAAATTTACATGAAAGAAGATATAATCCAAACACTTCGAAACCTTTCCTAACTATACTGAAAGCGGATATTGTGGTAAATGAACGTGCCAAGCCCCGCCTGTGCCTCTCCTAACCCTATAATGTGGTCTATATTGGCATTACCGATTACCGCAGCATCCTATTTGTAAACAGAATCGTCATACAACTCTACCAGTATCCCACCCACTCCAAACTCAACTAATGAACCTGAATATAGGATTTGACTTGGTTGCACATCCCACGCTGTATCTTCCGATTCTTGCAAGGCACTATGTAGCTCCGCTGCTCTTTGGGCTAAGCGATTGACAAGGCTTATGGTTTGGAAAGATGGAAGTGGTTATTTACTACCTCCGTTTTTTTTACGGGACTTTCCGAACTGAAAGCCCAATCCTTTAGGTTTGGGATGAAATTTCGCCGTCTTGGAAAGGACCGAAACTCCCAAAAATATTTGACATTCGGGGTAAATTATGGTATAATTAATACTATCACACTGGCAGACAGTTGAAGCACAATCGCTTGATTGTGTGTCTGCCTACCCACTTCAACGGGGTTAAAGGTGTGATGTGTGATATACCATGAAAACCTACAAATATCCGTTTTATGATCAATCCAATTGTATTCGGCTTGGCAACTTGCTTGATGATATGTGGCAAGTCCACGAGTGTTTCCATAAGTGGCAACGTCAGCGATATAAGGACGGACTGCCGTATGCGAACTACGAGGCAATGTGCCTTCACGTAACCGATTTGAAACGGACGACATACCCGCATTGGAAAGCGTTGCCGAGTCAAGCGATACAAGAGGAGTTGCGGCGCATTGATAAGGCGTATATCCGATTTTTCAAAAAACTTGGGGGTAGACCGAAAATCAAGAAACGCCATAAGTTTAAATCCTTCACACTGAAACAAGCGGGTTGGTCTCTGAAAGACAATCGCCTCACCCTCAATTTCAGAAAATGGAATAACGGTAAATGGCGACATGATAAAGTTGCTTATACGTTCCATAAGCACCGTGAGTTTGAAGGAAATATCCGCCGTATCACGATAAAGCGTGACGCGTGCGGTGATTATTGGCTCTACATACTCACGGACTTTGTAGAAACAAAGCCTCTGCCAACAACGGGTAAGAGTGTTGGGGCAGACTTCGGTATGAAAGACGCGTACTTGACACTCAGCACGGGTGAAAAGAAACAACACCCACAACCTTTGAAACAGTCCTTGAACGAACTTCGGTCTCTCAACAAAAGTCTTTCTCGAAAGATTAAGGGTTCTAACGGTTGGTGGCGATGTGTCAGACAACTCGCACGCCTGTATCGGAAAATCACGAACCACCGCAAAGACTTTCATTGGCAACTCGCCTCTGAACTCTGTAAGAAGTTTGATACAATCATTATTGAAACCTTGAACCTTGGCGGCATGAAACGACTTTGGGGACGGAAAGTCTCTGATCTTTC encodes:
- a CDS encoding SelT/SelW/SelH family protein; this translates as MADALKQKYGTAVKTVDLIPGSGGAFEVSLNGTLLYSKLETGQFPTTEQITTAMDAAA
- a CDS encoding IS200/IS605 family element transposase accessory protein TnpB, yielding MKTYKYPFYDQSNCIRLGNLLDDMWQVHECFHKWQRQRYKDGLPYANYEAMCLHVTDLKRTTYPHWKALPSQAIQEELRRIDKAYIRFFKKLGGRPKIKKRHKFKSFTLKQAGWSLKDNRLTLNFRKWNNGKWRHDKVAYTFHKHREFEGNIRRITIKRDACGDYWLYILTDFVETKPLPTTGKSVGADFGMKDAYLTLSTGEKKQHPQPLKQSLNELRSLNKSLSRKIKGSNGWWRCVRQLARLYRKITNHRKDFHWQLASELCKKFDTIIIETLNLGGMKRLWGRKVSDLSFYQFVEILKYKCQKHKRQLIEIGQWTPTSKPCSDCGYHNENLTLNDRQWTCPECGSHHDRDINAAINILRVGIAVA